The following are from one region of the Hydrogenimonas sp. SS33 genome:
- the petA gene encoding ubiquinol-cytochrome c reductase iron-sulfur subunit, whose amino-acid sequence MADNGRRDFMGKVFGGWAALGGLGALYAAKKSWDPLPSVKAAGFTKVDLSSAEPNVLNVEKWRGKPIFILKKTPEMVAKQSEKETARDVIVGNDHFLVCIGLCTHLGCIPAYRPQKHDFKCACHGGEFDASGINTAPPPPSPMVIPPFKIEGKTIILGEEGPEYKKMKEAGVIA is encoded by the coding sequence ATGGCAGATAACGGCCGACGCGACTTTATGGGTAAAGTCTTCGGCGGTTGGGCGGCTCTCGGCGGCCTTGGTGCGCTCTATGCGGCCAAGAAGAGCTGGGATCCCCTCCCGAGCGTCAAGGCGGCGGGATTCACGAAGGTGGATCTCTCCAGTGCCGAGCCCAATGTGCTCAACGTCGAAAAATGGCGGGGTAAACCTATCTTTATCCTCAAAAAGACACCGGAGATGGTGGCCAAGCAGAGCGAGAAGGAAACCGCTCGCGACGTCATTGTCGGGAACGATCATTTCCTCGTGTGTATCGGTCTTTGTACGCACCTGGGATGTATCCCTGCTTACCGTCCGCAAAAACATGACTTCAAATGTGCCTGCCACGGAGGCGAATTTGACGCCAGCGGTATCAATACGGCACCTCCACCGCCCAGTCCGATGGTGATTCCTCCTTTTAAAATAGAGGGAAAAACCATTATATTGGGTGAAGAGGGTCCCGAGTACAAAAAAATGAAAGAAGCCGGCGTTATCGCCTAA
- a CDS encoding cytochrome bc complex cytochrome b subunit — protein MAHFEKAHSLEEWLDQRLAIKTLRRVLAEEYWIPKNINFLWAMGMVLAVTFGILVVSGIFLLCYYQPNVNLAFDSVNYTIMQEVEFGWLWRHMHAVAASVVFLIIYIHMFTGIYYGSYKKGRELIWISGMLLFVSFSAEAFSGYMLPWGQMSYWAGMVITNLFSLGSLELNGLVEWIRGDYVPGQAFLNRFFMLHVFLMPLIIMALIGLHFGTLRIPHVNNQDGEEIDFEEESKKYLAGKRREAKVIRFQPDFLSKDMFVVSIFLIFFFYLVFWHYDFAMDPINFDPADPLKTPPHIYPEWYFLWSYEILRPFPKDPGLVAFGFAQVIFFFLPFLDKSPNVAPANRRGPFKYWFWILLVDMIVLTMMGKLPPQGIYSTIGLVAAVVFIVLWIILPVVTKKEKAV, from the coding sequence ATGGCACATTTCGAAAAAGCACACAGTCTGGAAGAGTGGCTCGACCAGCGCCTTGCCATCAAGACGCTGCGCCGGGTCCTTGCGGAGGAGTACTGGATTCCCAAGAACATCAACTTCCTCTGGGCAATGGGGATGGTTCTGGCCGTCACCTTCGGTATTCTCGTGGTATCGGGCATTTTCCTTCTCTGTTACTACCAGCCCAACGTCAACCTGGCCTTTGACAGCGTCAACTACACGATCATGCAGGAGGTGGAGTTCGGCTGGCTCTGGCGCCATATGCACGCCGTCGCGGCATCGGTGGTCTTTCTGATCATCTACATCCATATGTTCACCGGTATCTACTACGGCTCCTACAAAAAGGGACGTGAACTGATCTGGATCTCCGGTATGCTACTCTTCGTCAGCTTCTCCGCGGAAGCTTTCAGCGGTTATATGCTCCCCTGGGGGCAGATGAGTTACTGGGCCGGTATGGTTATCACCAACCTCTTCAGCCTCGGTTCTTTGGAACTCAACGGTCTGGTCGAGTGGATTCGCGGTGACTATGTACCGGGTCAGGCCTTCCTGAACCGCTTCTTCATGCTGCACGTCTTCCTGATGCCGTTGATCATCATGGCACTCATCGGACTGCACTTCGGTACGCTGCGTATCCCCCATGTCAACAACCAGGACGGGGAAGAGATCGACTTCGAAGAGGAGTCCAAGAAATACCTGGCAGGAAAGAGAAGAGAAGCGAAAGTCATCCGCTTCCAGCCCGATTTCCTCTCCAAAGATATGTTTGTCGTCTCGATCTTCCTGATCTTCTTCTTCTATCTGGTCTTCTGGCACTACGATTTCGCCATGGACCCGATCAACTTCGATCCGGCCGATCCGCTAAAAACTCCGCCGCACATCTATCCCGAGTGGTACTTCCTCTGGAGTTATGAGATCCTTCGCCCCTTCCCGAAAGACCCGGGTCTCGTCGCCTTCGGTTTTGCGCAGGTGATCTTCTTCTTCCTGCCTTTCCTCGACAAGAGCCCGAACGTGGCGCCTGCAAACCGACGTGGGCCCTTCAAGTACTGGTTCTGGATTCTTCTGGTCGATATGATCGTTCTGACCATGATGGGTAAATTGCCGCCGCAAGGCATCTACAGCACCATCGGTTTGGTTGCCGCAGTCGTATTTATCGTTCTGTGGATCATCCTTCCCGTGGTGACCAAAAAAGAGAAAGCAGTGTGA